Proteins encoded in a region of the Candidatus Moanabacter tarae genome:
- the msrA_2 gene encoding Peptide methionine sulfoxide reductase MsrA, with protein sequence MVHKSNKSADAPSGLVATLGGGCFWCLEAVYECTEGVGFVQSGFMGGHTASPTYEEVCAGNSGHAEVIQICFDPVLIPYEKLLKIFWMSHDPTTLNQQGPDIGTQYRSVIFYHSDEQRIQARRSKDDMNVSGRFDNNIVTEITRASEFHEASGDHQSYFKNNPTAPYCQFVIAPKMAKLNQELVGEGLSWKEPRVGI encoded by the coding sequence ATGGTACATAAATCCAATAAATCTGCAGATGCACCATCCGGGTTAGTTGCAACGCTTGGAGGTGGCTGTTTTTGGTGCCTGGAAGCGGTATATGAATGCACCGAAGGTGTTGGGTTCGTGCAGTCAGGTTTCATGGGTGGTCATACTGCTTCTCCTACCTACGAAGAGGTTTGCGCTGGAAATAGCGGGCATGCCGAAGTAATCCAGATTTGTTTCGATCCAGTTCTTATACCTTACGAGAAATTGCTTAAAATTTTTTGGATGTCGCACGATCCGACGACTCTAAATCAGCAGGGACCTGATATCGGGACCCAGTACCGGTCAGTAATTTTCTATCATTCAGATGAGCAGAGAATACAGGCAAGAAGATCCAAGGATGATATGAATGTATCAGGCCGGTTCGATAACAACATAGTGACAGAGATTACAAGGGCTTCAGAATTTCATGAAGCAAGTGGGGACCATCAAAGTTATTTCAAAAATAACCCAACCGCTCCTTATTGCCAATTCGTCATCGCACCAAAAATGGCGAAGTTGAATCAAGAACTTGTTGGTGAAGGGCTTTCTTGGAAAGAGCCTAGGGTTGGGATTTGA